Proteins encoded together in one Flavobacteriales bacterium window:
- a CDS encoding polysaccharide biosynthesis C-terminal domain-containing protein, producing the protein FLMIVFAFTSNLIFIPKYQMIGAAVATALSSIMFNILKYLFIWKRFGLQPFDKDTVIGMVLIIAIYFAAKAIPSVDQPILDIAIHSGIIGIAYFLILYLTRITPELFNWRDFLK; encoded by the coding sequence TTTTCCTAATGATCGTTTTTGCATTTACCTCCAATCTGATATTTATACCAAAGTATCAGATGATTGGTGCGGCGGTTGCCACTGCTCTGTCTTCGATAATGTTCAATATTTTAAAATATCTGTTCATATGGAAAAGGTTTGGCTTGCAGCCGTTTGATAAGGATACCGTTATAGGAATGGTATTGATTATAGCGATTTATTTTGCCGCCAAAGCCATCCCATCTGTTGATCAACCAATTCTGGATATTGCTATTCATTCCGGCATAATAGGAATTGCCTATTTCCTGATCCTATATTTGACCAGGATCACGCCTGAACTATTCAACTGGAGGGATTTCCTAAAGTAG